The genomic interval ACTGAGTCTAGATCAGAAGCTTCTACTCCAACTATTGATgcaacttaaatattttctgTTTCTACCTTTGTTTGACAgagagattttttattttgttttggtcAATGGTAGTTTTTAAGGTGTAATCAATGGATCAATTTGAACTATTAATATTAGTGGGGTTTTGGAGtcggtaaaaaaaataaaaataaaagttgtgcTTGATGGTTAAGCTACCAGATTTAACTGATGGTGAATCATATTGGGTCCCTTTTGTCTGTGACTGATTTATTGTATTGTTTGGGCAGGGATTCTTCTTGACTCTTTTGTGTGTTATGCCTAGCTCTTACAACATTCCTAAGTCAAAGTGCTGTCTTGAGCTGCACACAGGACACTATTAAATTACTGTTCAGTGATTCACTCTTGGACCAATTTGATTGATTAAGAcatcaaattttgatttaaacTAGCTAATGCAACCGATTGTACTACTAGCTAATTTCTATGGAAGATGTTCTTCCGTCTCTTCAAAATTCTCGGCTTATTATTGGATTTCTAAATTCAGTAGtaaaaaatgagattaataATATTATCGGAAGTTCAAATGTATTAGTGTTTTTTGTACATTTTATGTAAACATTGAGAGTGGATGAGCAACAACCTATTTCTTATTTCATACTACCCAAACATTTTCATATGTTGAGTTAAACCATGAGATTTTTATGGCTGTTTATCCGATACAGCTTTTTTAAGCTGCGCATTAAGCTAAGGTCTCACCTATTCACTGTCTTTCTactaaataaaaactaaacagTTAGTGtgacatttttcatttgttgggaagaaaaaaaaagtttttatgttCATTTGATGgaaaataatatctttttatCTTAGAAATAGATATAAGAAACCCTCGAGCCTAAGTATGATTACATAGGTGGTAAAAGTCTTTCTGAATGTTTCTGCATTTCCAGAATTTGAACTAAAGAAGAATATCTTCTTCTTTCCATCCTTACAATTCTTCACCTTACAAATACAAACTAATTAAGTTTGAATTAAACAGTTCAATCTAAAATGATAAGACTAGTGGTTAAAGAAGTTTGTTCTATAAGTTGACGGCTCAGATTGAATATCTTGCATCAACACTgcagaatattttttgaattgctAGGAATTGCAAAAAATTAACCTGAAGGCATCGCCTTCTATCCCAGAAACTActgggaaaaattaaaaagcAAAGTAAGCAATCACATTAAAGCATATGGCTGCAACTCCACTTGTACAGTTTATATAATCTTGTGAATGGAATGACACCGAATTGCACACATCATtgaaacataatttattaactTTATTGTATGACTAAATTAGAGACTATTTTAACTCATACTTGATACTTTCATCTGCCATCTGCTTGATGGCTTTGCACTTTGCTGTTAGAGATAAATGACGAGTTTGTTTATCCTGTGTAATCAGTTTGTGTAGAGTAATATGGTAAATATTCACACTAGATTTACAGCAATTTCATTCGAGTAGGCAGCTACTCAAATGAGACGATTAGAGACTGAAAATCTATGATGCCGCAGTGATTCAAATTGAAGAATATTAACATCAACATAGTAGGTGCATGTATAGGGATCTACAAGAGACAATACAAACAAGCTACAGGCGATGAAACAAACACAGAACTAACATTTTAGTTCCAAAACATTGATTTAATAATTCTATCATACACACAGCTGAATCTGGTTTTAAGCTGAAAACTTACATCACGTATACATTgcttttcttttgaaatttctgATACTATTAATCTTGGGAAAGGGAAAGATATGCCCAGAAGAACCTTTCCCacataatcaataaaaaatcatgTCCTGTACGAATCTCCTACCAAGTTTACAGACATCATCGTGAAGATACAAAATGAAATTCACTTCCTCAAAATTCTTGTTTTGACACCCCCTGAAATTTATTGAAATAGAAACAAAAGAATCTTTAGAAAATTGCAGCAGATAATACTATACACCACAGAAATACCAACGCACAAAACAGAGAATTTCTCCGTCCACACACTTCCCCCTACCTTcataaaataaaaggaaaatgaaAGACTAGAACAAAACTTTTGCCACATACCTTCAACTTCCTCAAATTCAATTTCCTTAACCAAGTCAGATGCTGCATTATACTCAAACCTACAACGGGATTGCAAAACACGTCTTTAGAGATAGATCAAAACTGAAGAAAGTTTCATGATAACTGTTTATAACAATCTCAACAGAATTTAAAGTAGTACGTTTTAATGAAAAACAGCACAAAACACTAATCAAACTAAGTGCAACCCACTTTAAACATGGGGGAAAGAAACGTTAGAATAAGGCCTTAGTTATTACAATTCTAGTCATCTCATAAAACTCCTGGAGTTAAGGGACTAGAGAATGCAGCGCCAGTAGTGTTGGAGACATCTGCAATGCAGGAATGTCAGTGTACACAGGTGTCATTTCCACATTAGGACCTACCTTCTGAATTTTATGGCAACAGAAGAGGGATAGTAGTGACATGCATTCTGAACATAGATATTAGGAAATAAAAATGGATTAATGGAATTCCATACGAGTTTGTGAATGCAATGCTGGATGATACATAAGTCAATGGAGATCTTTAATAAACTACTTGAATTCCAATTAGCAACCCATCCTAATTCTCACACATAACCAATAACTTTGAACAGCTACAAGAGTCGTACTAGATAGAATCTTACAAGGCAACCTTTACGATGGACCAATGAAAAGTGGTCCACCAGTGCACAAGATGTTTTTAAGCATTGGATATTACAAGTTTTAATTGGATGGATATGATTCGTTACTGCAATCCAGTAATTGCACACCTTTGGAAAATTGCAGATACGATCCTAATCAATGACCCATTCCATGAACACTAAGTGAGTGGTAGTTTTGACAACAAGAAATGGTAGTGGCTTAAGCATACATATTATGGAAGAGGAAATGATGTGGTGGTTTTTGACTGATCATGTAATTCATATTAGCGAGCTTTGAAACACGTATAGAGGAAGGAATAAGCGGAACAGGTCATTGAGATCCATTACACCcaaatgaataatttttcaaGAGGGGGGAGATGTGTGAGTATATTGCTAGTTCCTACATCCCAACCAATCATCAAACCATAACGGGCTCACCCAAAACCTCAGCTGAATCCACTGCGAAATAAGCTAAGCTCCATCAGATCCCATCCCATACAACAACCAATGTCTTCAACACCCTTGCTAGATGGCAGGACCAACAAAACAGCGGTTCCTATTTAGGATTTGTGAGTTTCAAATCCGTACTCTGAACCCTTCATACCCCTTTGCCTGAATTATGTTCAAGCTAGAAAACTCTGATTTAGGACATTTATATAATTTGTGGTTCATGTTTCTCATAGGGAGGCGATGCGGGAGAAGGGGTCATGAGATTTTGAAGCGGGCAAGATGAAACATAGAAGATATGATGGTGAGAGCTTTAGGCATGGCTTGAGGAGGAAGGAGGGATCTGAGTAAAGTGGAAGGGAGGAGAACACTGAGGGAAGTCGGAGAATGGGGATAAACCATTTTGCTATTTACCACTCCCTATTGCAACTGGGTGTACCCGGTTGCTTTAATGGTGCACTAGTGGACTACATTCCAAGAAATTGTAGTCCACACGCCCAGCTTACCATCCTAAGAAAGACAAAGATAAATAATGAGAAATTGTATAATAAATGGGACAACATGGCATTTGATCTTTTGGGTTCTACTTTTCTTCATCCTACCGCTAATTCCAATCAGTAGAACATACCAGAAGAATGCAGTTCAACAAAGCAAACATGTAACAAAGATTTGatgatacaaaaaataaaatttgttgacGACTTTCAAGTGAAGGACTGCTTTAAAATCCCGAGCATAATTTCAAATGAAGGACTGCTAGAAAACTCAAGTGTTTGAAATTCCTAGAATGTTTGTATAAGAATAATTTCTAAAAAGTTAGGCAGATGTCCTTAAGGACCCATAGCAAAAGTTTTAATGCAGTCCAGAAATACATCAATATTTGTATATGGAAGACAAAGATGGTTAAGCAACAAAGGATGAAATAATCATAATGTAGTAGAAATAGATGTAATTGCAGTTACCTATTGGAAGAAACCACCTCAAGTTCATAATCAGATGCTTTCCTAGTAGCTTCAACAAATGCAGTGACAATTTCAGTCTTTCGAGCACTCGCTAATAGTAAATCATACTCTGTCGGAATTATGACAGCCAAAAAGTTATCATTTAATTTACTGAGACAAATCTTGTCAACAGCTGCAAGGGCTATCCTCCGTTTAAGGGAATCAATCTCTGGGTCAACAATGTAAATGGCAAAATCTGTAATTAAAAGAATGCGGCATTTCATCTTCCCTGAACTAGTGAACTTCAAAACTTTATCTGCAAATAGAACTTCCTGGTCTCCTgtaaagaagaaaacaaatatcataaaaaaaaacaaaaaggaaaCTAGTCTTAAAGTAGTTTCTAATATAAGAAACTGATGCTACGAGATAATAATCTAAAGTCAATGTTGTCAATCAAGGATCACAAAAAATtgcgatttgttcaaattccgctgCGCTATAGCCGCTATTAGACAATATTTTGTACTACACAGCAGACCGCAGAACAATAGCGACTTGTTCAAGTTCCGCTACACTTCAGTGCTACAATGCTGCTATTTAATAACACTATCTAAAATACTATATACATTATCAAAATGTTTCGAACAAAAGTATTCAATTGAAGGGTTTGCACACAATCCTAGGTacatctttatttttctttcaaacgCCTCTCAGAATCCTTAATTCAACAACCCTAATcaatcattaattaaatcaagCAAGTGATTAAACAATTAAACGGCATGAGATTAGGTCGTTTCAGCATTGCAAAAGCATCcacaaattacttttttttttaatcagcGTAAATGTATATAATAATGAACGAAATTAGtggaatatgaataataaagaaatgaaaagaaaggaaaagtgGTTGTTGAGAGTGTGTGACCTTGCTTTTGCATAATCTTGTTGAGAAAATGGTAAGAAGGAACGTTGATGTGATCTCCCTTAGCGAGCTTCTTTTGATCGTCCGGTTCATGGGGTTGAACCGGAGAAGATTCGTCATCGTCATCGAATTTGGGGGTGCGATCATCGATCTGGCTCTGCATCGGCATCCTCAACCGTTCCAAAAGGGAGGAGGAAGGGGTTGGTTGGTTGGGATTACGAGTTATGAGTTGAGTTGAGTTGAGCCAACTCGCTCAGCTGCGCATGCAGGTAGAGTGGACCCCTCCAAATGGTTCTCCTGGCATTCACTTACATTATTCGTTATTATTACATTGGTCCAACATATGTTAGTTAaacaatactaataataataataataataattttcattaaaattttaaagtaaagattatataatttattttacattaaaatcaATCGCACTTTGCCAATACTTCAAACAATTGGTACAACTTCTATTTTTCAGTTATTATTTGATCGActgattataaaataattttacacagACGGTGAATAtttgttaatcttttaaaaaaattcatattattatttagatgatttttttaacaaataattttttatgattttttcttgagaaaTGTTCTTCCCTTCTTACTAATTCAACaaattttagtatatattttgttcgtcaattaataaataatgtacCTATTGATTAGATTGAATATTTAATAACGTTTGTTTATATAATTATGATTAAGTTATTTGTACAACatcaagaataaataaataaaaaagaaaattgagtaGTCATATTTTTACATGTCTTCATGTCTTCATCTCTAATATATTCTAATTGTTTCTaattttacaacaacaaaaaaactttGTTGCACTTTAAAACTTAAACGGCCCGATAGCATTCCATTGAAGCCCGTTTTTTTAATCACACAAAAATCcctttcaataaaattaaaataaaaaagcctTCATTACATTTCCTAAACGGCCCAACAGCGTTCCATTCTTGAATTCTAACAAAatctaaagaaaaattattttctcacCCCTAATTTCtcaaaatcattaaattttatttaaattaattaatttaaaggtgtattttatatgtttatatTGATCAAATGTACAATtttgtataataaaaaatattgaaatggaAGAAGAAGTACTCAAATCAAAATTGTTGATTTAATATCTTTCTTTATAAGAAATGGGATGGGCTTGAAAGCCCATAACCAATAACCAATTTAATTGTGTACATATTCTTATAGAAATCTTTGAGAAAATATTACCCACATTCCCATTACACcctataattcataaaaaaattcatattttattacttgttatttttaattgtttttatcatTTCACTTTTTACTCTCATCTCAATttccaaaaaatttattcaaaattttcgaaatagatgtttattttagaaaacttaaatcatcaaaatttctaaaatgaGTATTTCATAAAACTTGAACTACCAAGTTTCCAATAATGGATGTGTAATCTAGAAAACTAgaaccctaatttttttttagaacttttaaacaaaaaattttgtggtaaattgagtaaaaaattatatgttgttAATAAAGAAGAGCAAAATTAGACATTAAAGTTAATTGtagagataaaattatattcgTAGAAATTTGAGATAAATTTTTCGAATATCGACatgatcatttttaattgggAAATCCTATAATTTATCACTAATACTGCACTTTACACTTGTTACCTCCGGACacatttacttattttcaaacaaaatagatataaattataaataaaaaagagagaataaTGATTTAACAAATTACTTTTACTATTAAGAATCAgtgtttagtaaaaaaaaaagtatcagtatgtttccattaaaaataaataaactttagaGTATTCACATAATGATAAATAAAGAGTGAAAATGTAATAAATCAAGAGTGATGCAAATGAAATTAATTAGAATATGTAATTCAGAAAAGTTATTCatctataaattaattttataaacaaaatatttacaataactaaattattcttagatattaataaattgattaattggAAACAAAAATGATGAGAGGTGTTTTGACTATAGTAGCATTGAATAGgttaaaaacttttaatttttttttaatattttattgaatttaattcatatacattatcgatataaaagaaattttatattCTCACTCAATCACAACTGTTAAATCATTAatgatatttgaattttattataagtATCCATAAAGTCAATCTCATCGATGATTGTAATATAgtgattgtgtaaatattttacgCTCACAATACATGTAAATTAAACtcatatttcattaaaataataataatatcattttagCAATAAATAATagcttaaattaaaaaacattttactatatcaatgaaataataatattatttatctattatacctcttattaattattagccggtcttcttttatttcttttagttTCTCTTTTTTAACCCCATACGTTAATTGTCTAAAATATAACTCGAACGTAAACATAATTTGACAAAAGAGGTAGCTAACATATGCCATGACATATAACTATGCAAATGTATAAATATACATGTTAATCCTTCGAAATAAAGAGCAAAATGGATTACATGATACATTCATGGTTAAAATAATTTCGTAGAAATTTTAACCAAACTATAACATAAACTTTTATGGTCCATTATCTGATCTAAGTCTTTTtacttgtaaaataattaaataatatggaATGGAACCAAATCAATTGACAATCTAATTTCAGAATATATTGATCATATaagtttttcttcttttgtaagCTACTTTTGAATTACCTCTTTTATCTCTAGCTTTaactctttttaaatatttaaaccaTTAGACGTGAGTAATCCAATGATTTAAATTCTATCTAACAAGTATGTTATAAAGACTATATTAGTTTTACAATGTCATCTTCTCGTTAGTAACTCTATTTTGATAAGATTTGACATAATTACGTTTGTAAGTGGTGTCCCACTTACTCTCGCTTCTATATTATATAAATGGAGAATTCATATAGTTATAATGAGTCATATACttcccaatatatatatatatatatatatatatatataacaccacatattaattataacatCAACTATTAATCAATACCATAACGATTATCACACATTTAACTTTGCAAATTCTTATGATTTTAAGCAATATGACATAAAACATCACTCATTTGTAAGATAACATGTATTATTAATtccattatataatattaatcatataatgtaaaagaaaaatcaagaaTTTATCAAAACAATACACAAGGTGATAAAACCATGTTGGTTTAAATTGTAacttatttttaagttttaatacTCAATTAAATATGACAAAGCTTGTACCTAATTCAAGACAATTTAATCTAATTTCCAGAAAATAAACAATCATTCCAAAATAAGGTCtaaataaaaagttatgatCAAAACACCATACATATCTCCGGAGAATTTTAAGGTGACATCACTCATTCAGTCAAACTAATttcctaataaaaaaattattggcatacaaattgaaaagaaattatTGACATACAATCTATAAAAACAACATCTCAACGTCAATTCACTCAACATAATTTAACACAATAATGAAATTCAAGGTATTTAATTCCAAACACATCAAGAGAGCATATTTTCATgtcatcaaaaaaatttaattatactaAATCTATTCTCAATTTCAACTATAGAACTTCAGATGCATGACCTATTTTAATAATCTATTCCAAAACTCCTaaatctaatataaaaaaagaatctCTTTCTTCCTTTGAAACACTTAAACCCTACATTCCTAATTTATAGTAAGCACTACCACATACATGCATATAACAAAATAGGAA from Cicer arietinum cultivar CDC Frontier isolate Library 1 chromosome 5, Cicar.CDCFrontier_v2.0, whole genome shotgun sequence carries:
- the LOC101497538 gene encoding uncharacterized protein; its protein translation is MPMQSQIDDRTPKFDDDDESSPVQPHEPDDQKKLAKGDHINVPSYHFLNKIMQKQGDQEVLFADKVLKFTSSGKMKCRILLITDFAIYIVDPEIDSLKRRIALAAVDKICLSKLNDNFLAVIIPTEYDLLLASARKTEIVTAFVEATRKASDYELEVVSSNRFEYNAASDLVKEIEFEEVEGGVKTRILRK